AATTGCCTAGCAACCTGACTAATTTaatccacagagagagagagagagagatagagattgcgaaagagagagcgagaggggttTACGAAGTCggaaggagagagcagagaaacagagagccgGGGGCCAGTGAGGGGAAATGGGATGTGTTATTAAAGGTCAGATAATCTGCTTTCACTGATTCATCTGATACACTTCAGCATGTCTAAAGCAGCAGTGGTCACGTAGAGTGTGGGGGTCCATGCGTGAggtgtgtttgtaaacagcTCGGGGAGCAGCTGGCCTGGATTCTGCACTGTTTTAAACCCCGGCAGCAGCAACGTAGCCGGGGGGGGATGTCCTGCGGCCTCACAGCTGGTCAGCGTGCGCCCAGAGGCTGGTGGGCACACGGGCTACCCAGAGCGATGCCAACATGGAGTCCATGCATCCaagggcagggtgtgtgtgtgtgtgtgtgcataggggGTGGGTAAAGACTTTCCATCTAATTTCATGATACTTAGCCTATGAAGTAAGCACTCTAAAAAGCACTCTGTCCTTGTCCTGGATCTGACTGCAGCTTTTGACACTGTAGATCATGATATCCTTATTAAAAAGACTTGAGAATTGGGTTGGCCTAGTccacctatctaactggccgggaatattTCTTTGACGCCCTTGGTTACCACGGctcaaaaaaacatttgcatgacctgtggggtccctcaaggatccattttagggcccttccTCTTCACTCTATACATGTAAACCCTTTGGTAGTGTCATTAGGAGGCACAGACATTAATTaccatagctatgcagatgacacccagctctttatttctgtaacacccaacaattACAGCTCTACTGATtgcttggtaaattgcattgctgatataaatgtatagaTGTCACAGACCTTTTTCCAActcaaccaagataaaacagaggtattagtcattggtgaaaaagccAAAAGGGAGAGActatctgcacatttaaaaacacttgcACATTTGAAACCCTTCATTAATGTGACATGTAATAATAACCTTGAGGTTAACcagatatttatttgattgTACTAATGTacatctatttttttttgtttgtttctataaATGTCCCTGACTTGTGTATTTGCTTACCATGCTTTTGAGAATGTACAATTGTCAAAAGGTTACAAGGTATCTTCCAATGTGAATACCCTTCTGTAATGCCCTGGATACCAATTGCACATCACACCAAGTACCAGGCTAGAAACTtaggtgtcatatttgactcagatcttaattttgaaacccatatcaaaaatataattaaaacatcgtTTTATCACGTAAGAAACATTGGTAAGGTgcaactgtttctctctcaggctgacactgaaagactgaaatGCTGATGCATGCTTTTGCAGGCTGGACTACTATATCGCTCTCTTGTCCGGTCATCCACAGAAAGCTATTAGTCAattacaaatgatacagaatgcTGCAGCACGAGTCCTCTTGTATCCCTTAGTTTCAAACATACGTGtttgtatccccccccccaattccTTCTGTGAAGTGCATTGTGTTGcctcttggtatgaaatgcgctgtataaataaagtctGATTTGATCtgccattgtgtgtttgtaagtgagaTAGATGAGCAAGTCATCAGAGACCCAAGATCCCATTAGAAATTGAGTTCATGACTTCCTCGCCAGTCATGACCTGGATAGCCAGGAGTTAATAtgatcagacacacaaacacatgcacactcttacacagacacaagaaaAACATGTATTCTTGAACTCATGTCTGGTGGACCTATCCAAACAAAGTCATTTCCAGGGATGATTGATTGTGAACCACTGCAGCATCTTACATATCTAATGGGAGGGCCACTTCTGACTTTCCCATAGGGAGTTTAAACGAACATGACTATGTGACAAAGGTGTCATGCTTCAGATCCCAAATTCTCTCTGCTGTAAAGGTTATgtttgaatatatatatgtcggtgcaatatatatatatatatatatatatatatatatatatatatgtctgtgcaaCTCCTCAGCGCTGTTGTGGAAAGAGACGTCTGTTTGCATAGAATTCAAGTGGAATAACTTATCATTATATCAGGTTACTTGTTTTAGGATGTCAAATTATCTCTGGTAATTATTTTGCAGTTGGTACATGGTCTCCACAGACCTTGTGACTGCTGTCATATGTGACTGTCGTTATACTATGTGACctatcagagacacacagttcTGCCCAGAGAATGTGAGCCAGAGAGACCCAGACGTGGGGTGAGATATTGCTCGTCTCTGCAGGAGCTCCTCGGGAGTCTTGCCACTGGGCTTCAGcaatctctcattctcattccccATCTTGTCTTTTCAAACTTTAATGTGAGCTGGCAGTGCCGTGGAGATACACCCATTTAAAATGATGTCTGCCTCTCCTGTAACCAGAGTCCAGCGCCTTCATTATTCAGTAGGAACCAccagaagaggagatgagagcgATGCTGTTCATCACCTGAGGgatacccctctccctctccgtctccgtctccctccccctctccctccccctctccctctccctctccctctccctccccctctccctctccctctccgtctccgtctccgtctccctctccctctccctccccctctccctctccctctccctctccgtctccgtctgcGCTGGATGCTTTCATAATTCCTGTGCTGCACACTGGAAACACTGCTGCTGTTTTCTGAGCATCTCAGCCCATCAGTACAGCTGATGTTACTGTATACAGCTGGCTGGATGTGTTCATCTcagttattcactcattttatcATCATATGAATCCCCATCTTATTTATTTCTCaaaatattatcattattatcagtagtagtagtagtagtgctagtattattattaattggAAAGCCTGGTGACATGTTAATATGTCTTTGATGATTGACTGGACGTTGGAAAGATGGTTATATGATTATCTCCCAAGCAGTTCCTTCAGACAAAAATAAAGTTACGTAAATTCCAATTCAGGCACCGAATAGGATGTTTCTCTGTGTAAATATAGTTACCAGAACTTAACCATACAGTACATCTTGTTAAAGTGGTCAGCCTGAACCCAGGCCTCCAGCACTGGCTCTAGGTGGACTGATCCATGTAGTTTTAATGAGcagcagtgagagtgagagagacagagacagagagagagagtgagagagagagagggagagatagagagagtgagagcaagagagagacagagagagtgagagagagagagatagaaagaaatagagagagacagagagagcaagagagagagagagagagagagagagagagagaagagagagaaagagagagcgagagagaaagagagagagagagaaagcactggGGGGTATGGAGCTGGGGCTAGCTGAGGCAGAGCTTGCAGAAGGCCATCAGGCTGTGTGCACAGAGCAAAACACTCAGCCACCTCCATTAGTCTAATATGAAGTAGCATGGCCACACAATGGTGGTGTGAATAATTAACAACCTTCTTTGGCTGAAGGAATGTCTGGAAAAGGCAGAAACAGTGTGGAGAtggtgtggaagagagagagagaaagagagcgagagagagagagagagagagagagagagagagagagagagagagagagaaagagagcgagagagctggGGGAGGTCAAACTCAACCAGGCATTCGCAGACAATCTCTTTTTTAGTGGGAGGGTTTATGTAATGGTGGTGATAAAAATAACTTGCATTTCTGCCGCACACATGTCCCACGCTGCAGCGCGCCCAGAGGCTGATGGAAGGGGAGAACGGGGTCGGGTGAAGCCCTGAAATGGCACACAgttgttctctcttcttccttcagCCGATATCACTACCATATGGACACCAACTGGGGGGTTCTGAACATTTTCTACAAATAGACTGAGAACTGGGTTTTCAGTCATCTCATCTGGGGTCCTTATGCAACTGATTTCCTCCAAACCCCTCCCTCGAATAATGTTGTAGACACGTTTTATTTCCCAAGGAAGTGCATCAGACATCAAGTGAAACGAGACAGACCATTTATACGACTTCCTGCCTGTTCGTATAGCCAGCATCTCCATCTGCCCACCCCCACAGATCCACTCTCCCCCATCTTTACACTGAATTGGCCTGTATGTATTAATGTAAGCTTCAAGCCCAGCCATACCTTACAGAGACTCAAAGGCTGTAGGGTAAATCCACTGGCGTCATGTGTGGGGAAACATCTGTTGGAGCCATGTCAGTCATTAATCACTGACTAGAGCGCTGGTATGAGGCTTTGCTGAGGAGCCTGTCCTGCAGGGGGACCTGCTGGGAGGAGATCCCTGAGTGCTtccagagcctctctctctctctctctgcctgagcTGAATGCTGAAACACCGGCAGTCAATAACATCAGGACTGCACTCCACAGAGGGTCCATAAGACGTGACAGGATAACACAAGCAAAACTCAaatctgagagaaagaaagaaagaaagaaagactgggGCTCCCATTAGCATCCTAATCTGAACATGCTAACATAGAGTCctgtctcatctcctctccagaTGTACTATATAATATCAAATGAGTCTTTTTGTGAATCCCTCTCAGTACAATTAGTCTATCCCTCAGGACATGTACAGTATTTAGATTAGTTTAGTTGTCTTCTTCAAGACAATATTGTACCCAGAATCCCCTACCTGCCCCCATATCCTGGACAGTTACAACATTTCTTTGAGAGGGTGACCTAAGGTCAAAGAGATTTCAGGAGATTGCATTTTCAttaccagctctctctctctctcatttcttctcatctcatctctctctctctctctctctctctctctctctctctctctctctgtctctctctctccgtctctcagtATTTGTTCCTCAGATGGAGTCTATCTTGCAGGACTTGGGGGCGTTTTAATCCTGGCTGGGAGCATATGTCAGAGATTAGGACCATATCTGCTGCCCTGTGCTTTGGTCATTCCATCAGATCACACAGATTACCCCAAGTCTATGGGGCCCAGCCTCTTATAAAGTCTCTGATGGAGCCTCTCTGGGTTAACCAACACATCCCACTCACCAGGACAGAGACATTTCAGTCTTACATTTGCATCAAATTTGCCAGAAGCAATTGCCAAATCCTCAGTGTAAGAAGTGTATGAATTACAATGTAAGAATTAAGAACTCAATAATACATCATCAGGTTCTATTGccttttacataaaaaaataatcaattccattcaattttatttacatagcaccaaaacaatgaaattgtctcaaggcactttacagagcgcTGGGCCTGACCCCCTGGACCAAGCACAACGGTGACAATCCCGTGATAAATTGATTTTGACATTGATTTTAGGTTGATGTCTGATTTAATTTAAAATCCCTTCTGGCCAAACATTAAAATACTCAACTCAATTATCCCTCACCATCATTGAAAGTGCTTTTGAACAATACAGGTTAGACCANNNNNNNNNNNNNNNNNNNNNNNNNNNNNNNNNNNNNNNNNNNNNNNNNNNNNNNNNNNNNNNNNNNNNNNNNNNNNNNNNNNNNNNNNNNNNNNNNNNNNNNNNNNNNNNNNNNNNNNNNNNNNNNNNNNNNNNNNNNNNNNNNNNNNNNNNNNNNNNNNNNNNNNNNNNNNNNNNNNNNNNNNNNNNNNNNNNNNNNNNNNNNNNNNNNNNNNNNNNNNNNNNNNNNNNNNNNNNNNNNNNNNNNNNNNNNNNNNNNNNNNNNNNNNNNNNNNNNNNNNNNNNNNNNNNNNNNNNNNNNNNNNNNNNNNNNNNNNNNNNNNNNNNNNNNNNNNNNNNNNNNNNNNNNNNNNNNNNNNNNNNNNNNNNNNNNNNNNNNNNNNNNNNNNNNNNNNNNNNNNNNNNNNNNNNNNNNNNNNNNNNNNNNNNNNNNNNNNNNNNNNNNNNNNNNNNNNNNNNNNNNNNNNNNNNNNNNNNNNNNNNNNNNNNNNNNNNNNNNNCTCCTCGGCATCAGTCCACCAACGAAGAGGCACTCGCTGAATTACAAGGTGAAGTGCAGAGCTTCTATTGGTGGGGGGCTCAGATACTAGTTTAGTCATCTTAGACATGCTTCTTCTACTAGTGTTGCAATCAAGATCATTTAAACATGGACATTATAAGCACAAGGACAAAGTGATACTAATTGAGTCATCTCATTTGAGGTTTATGGACTGATGCTGAAATTTGCACCTATTGCAGTGAATATTGTGTTTTGATGACTCTGCCTCCGGTTCTCTGCAGATATCCAAAATCGTGCGCTCCTGCCTGTACTTCCTGCTGTCCTGCTTGTTTTTTCACACCGTAGTTGTACTCTACGGAGCCCCTCTCTTGGAGTAagttatttatttgtcttttttgtgttttaatgcATTTAATATGTAAGATACACAGCCTTACATTTAGAGAATctatttttgtttgtctgaatatgtgtctctgtatatCTTCACAGAAGTGCTGTGGAAACATTCTCCCTGGGTGTCCTACTGTCCACTATGACCACGCtcaggtgtttgtgtatgatggGGCCCAATGTCCAGGCTTGGATCCGTGTGTTTAGCAGGGATGGGTGGGTATCCATTTTTGCTCCATTGATAGCAAGTTTTATCATTATGTCTAAAATGCAGAAGGCTTTGGATACATTTGTGTGTTGCAACATAGACACACTTAAGATTTTTCCCTTTTAGTCTTGAGCTCAGTAAATAATTGCAGTACAGTACAGCTGACCTTACCAGTTGTGAATGGAAATCACAAACTGATAATCTGCAGTTCATAGACAGGCCACTAGGGGGAGCATGGTAACCAAATGCTTGTTCCAGTTTTTCTGGAGTTACTGAACTTTGTGTACACAGTTGAactttttcagttttcattcatattcattacaATATATTTGATTTACCTTCATTTGGTACTCTACTGTGGCGGTGCAAGGTGCTGCACCCTGATGTAACTCTGCTGCCTTGGTCTATTCCCATCAGTGGGCCATAGTGCTGACGTGGCCTGGTCCACTCCTGGGTTCCCCTAAGGCATTGTTGGAGGCTCTTCTGCCCTAAAATGACTTCTAGATTGGGAAGCAatctttatgtgtttgtgatttaGGGCCATGTCGGTATGGGACACGTCTCTGCAGATCACCACAGGGTGCAGTGTGCTTGGAGCCTGGCTTGGGGCATTCCCCATCCCTCTGGATTGGGACCGGCCATGGCAGGTTTGTGCCAGTTCCTTCTCTCcaacacgcgcgcgcgcacacacacacacacacacacacacacacacacacacacacacacacacacacacacacacacacacacacacacacacacaccggcacatacacacacagaagggcttTTTGTGATGAAGGGAATTCACACTCACATTTGGCAGCTaatggcaacacacacatgcctgaccTACAGAGACATGGCAGGGCACTGCTCGGTGCCTATAGTCACTGCAGTTAGGGGGCAGTGCAAGAGCATGGCTCCTTAAATTTGTATCTGGATCCTTAAATCCGAGTGTCAAAGAATTCTCCCCTCACACATCTCTTTACTACTAAAACAGAAATATGTGTCTTGTGTAAATTGCTGTTGATCATCGCACTTGAAAGAGTAAGAATTAGAGATTAAAGCTGGAAGATTTCACGCACATTACACAGATTAAACAAAAAAGGAATCGGGCAGATTATTATACTGGTAGATGATTATCCCATgtggaaagacagacacactgcccATCATAACATTTCATTAGACAGTTTGAATAACAACCATGAACGAAGAAACACTGATATGCAAAGTGTTTGAGGGATTGTGTGtggtgagtatttgtgtgttccCAACCAGCAGAATCACTGCTTTTATCTCAGTCGCCACGCCCCTTCGATGACTGCtcacttgatttttttttactttgccaAAGTTGATCATCCTAGCCAAACCCCTGTAAACACTGGCAGTCTGATGGAATTCAAGGCTCAGTCCCAATAATCCCTGTTGCCCCAGTAATCCTGCAGGACACCAGACTGCTACGGCCTGATGATTACATCCCTTTAACCAGGCCTTAGGGACCTCTGGAACAGTCAAACACAGCGCTTCTATTCTGTAGCCAGATCTTATAGGGCATTCAAGAGACAACCACTTTTCTTGACATAAAGGACAAGTGACATTTTGACAGTAGTAGTACGCcattagggagggagggagggaggatgttCACTCTTTACAGGAGGATGATTCGAATTCACCCAGAGTGCATGATAAGGGAGCGCTGGTGGGTTGAATGGTGTTTGACATGGGAGCTCTGCTATCCAGCGCATGCAGAATTAGAAGCTGCGGTTGCCCTGGTAACAATATTGCCATGACAGCAGGGGTATAGAGGAATCAATCtctgtgacatttttttttttttaatttggaaGCACATGGCAAAATGTGCATTAGCTGTGGAACAGAAACAGTCAAGAAGTTCCAGGGCCTAGAGGGGGAAACCTGAAAGCCAAACGCATTCCTTGTGTGACGGGCGTGGCACACGTATGCGACCCATGCAACATACCCACCGCACATGATATTCTGATGTCACATTGTAGTTGTCATGGCAACTAGATGCGAGCATGTCAAAAAATAGTCAAAAAATAGTCAAAGGTAGGTATTCCAGAACTCCCTTTGGGAATTTAAACCAGCACAGAGAACAGGCTTTATGAAATCTCACTTTTTAATGCAGCATACACAATCTCTGTACAGGTCTGTTTACGCTATAAAGCTTGGCTTGTTGATTCTCCCTTTATCTTGTGCCATTTTATTCCAACACTCAAACACTGGAACACTCAGAAAAACAAGTCATTTAAACCATTTTAACCTTGAAACTTGCTTGCCTCATGTACATTAGCCACAGGCTAAAACTGAAATGTTGTCGTTTAAACTGTGCTGCAACAATCACTTTTAGCCACTTCACACATTTGCATGGACGCTGCAACAAGCTGTAGAAGCAGGAAGTCAGAGCGGCTTCCTGCTCAGTTCATATCTGACATGACAATGACCCTGACAGGCTGAGCCATGCTGAGGATCAAAacctggacaaaaaaaaaaacagacaaaacatttCGGCCCACACACAGCGGAAAGAGCAAGGCATCCAAGatggcatgaaaaaaaaaaaaaaaaatcaattctgTCTGTCTTATGAAAAACATGGTtggttgtttaaaaaaaaaaggacagagagggcacaGTGATTCTCCTGCGCACGCATGTGTACtgcgcacgcatgtgtgtctgccagtTGGGGATGATGGCATGGGATAGGGTGGTGCTGAGTTCTTGTCCTGTCTCTGCAGGTGTGGCCCGTCTCCTGCACCCTGGGGGCCACTGTGGGCTTCCTGACGGGGCTGCTGGTCGCTCCCGTCTGGATCCACTGGCACCGCAAGCAGCTGATCTACAAGAGCAAATAACGCTTGGAGGCACAATGAGATGcgtgaatatacacacacacacacacacacacgcacgcgcgcaaaAAGAAGCTGACTGGAACATACAGGTAGCCCCCTGTGATCCTCAGATATTCAGATGCATCAGTCAGGACCAGGGACATTTAGGGGAACACCTCGCCACCAATCCCCAGACACTCCCGACATTCCCCTCCGGTAGTCACTGAGGTCATATACACAAAAGATAAAAAGTCTTATTTCTGTCTTAATTTAAAAACAATACCGTTGttctttttgtacttttttttttttgtcatttgatgGCAGTATGTATTCTtttccttgtgttttttttttgttgtcccTTATTTGGTACTGAGTTGTACAGACttcactgagacattttacacagcgagtgagagagagagagagagcgacagagattGAAAGATAGCAAGGGAATTTTGCAATCCAGTGCACAAAGATGCACCGTTTCCTTTTTCTTGAAGCGAATAAAGAATCACTTCTGTAAATGCCTGGCGTGTTTGgttgtgctgctgttgttgttgttgaggttGTTGCGTCTCCCTGCAGAAGCCACGGACGGGTGCATTGTGTGTTGCGTCTGCCTCTATAAGCTCCCGTCCGCCCGTCCGTCCATTCTCCTCTGTGTGCctgttgttgtcgttgtcttctctcctgctctctggcTTCAGCCTGTGCTTGTAAGTCTGTGTCTTTGCCATTGTTCTGCTGCTCCACCCAGCTCTTGTTGCTGTTGAatgtgtttattattgtgtCCACTGCACCTGCTGTTTCCACTCGTAACCCGCTCCCTCATCTCACAAACATCACCACCTTGtctcctgtttttgttttttttccccccatgtaATCTTCTGGTTGCAATATCATGCcgttgttcttttgtttttatttattaaagtCTTGTTTGGTTCTCTTTAGATTATTTAGCCCACAGTCATGTTGGTCAGTTTGTTACGCCTGCAGGGTTTAACCCGTCTCCCTGGCGACCGGGCGCTCCTCTCATGTGATAAGGCAGCAGTTGATGCAGCGTGGCCCCAGCCGTCTCTTAAGGGCGCCCTTCTTGGGGGCCAGGATGGCAATGATGGCCTCGTCGAACACCGTCTTGAGCCCTTTC
The sequence above is drawn from the Clupea harengus chromosome 16, Ch_v2.0.2, whole genome shotgun sequence genome and encodes:
- the pigf gene encoding phosphatidylinositol-glycan biosynthesis class F protein — encoded protein: MQLLLLLGCGRLATPASVKVAHGYAGSVGEGSVTSNPRLQGELCPVRLLCICAASLYYCTAASSLGTLEQACNTKCALITFIAKLQWSVGEGSVTSNPRLQGELCPVRLLCICAASLYYCTAASSLGTLEQACNTKCAIITFIAKLQFLGISPPTKRHSLNYKISKIVRSCLYFLLSCLFFHTVVVLYGAPLLESAVETFSLGVLLSTMTTLRCLCMMGPNVQAWIRVFSRDGAMSVWDTSLQITTGCSVLGAWLGAFPIPLDWDRPWQVWPVSCTLGATVGFLTGLLVAPVWIHWHRKQLIYKSK